TTATTTCTATCAAATGCATAACAACTCTGAAATAACGAAAAACTTCCAGAATAATTAGGTTTATTGACAATATAAAAGCAATACGTACGTACACTctagattttcaaagattaaaTAGTGAGcaaatttttaacaataaccagatacaatgtactattttttttaaaaatcgcacatttcatacataaataaataactTTCAACTTGGAGagtcaaacaaaatttcatcaGAAAATGCCTTAACTATCAAAACATGGCATATGTTGATACATATGAAAAGTAAATAACAATGGAAATACATATACAAGTGCAAAAAGTGCAAACAACAAatacattgtgtatatatattgcaGTAATAATACTGATAAATGTAATCACAGCTGAAAAAAATTCCTGCCACCAAACAGTTTCCCAAAAATAAACAATTCTTAACACACAGATGGCCTATCATAACAGGCATCTTGTAAATTAATAACATTCATCACCTCAAAATATTTACCAACTTTAAAAAAAGCACACAACTTGTTGAAGATTAAATCACAATGGATTACATCAAATCTTGATCTTGCATTATAAATGGCAAATTATCTTTATCTGCATTAATCATCCATTGAAGCAAAAAATACAGAAATTGGAAATTGAAGAAGAAATTTTAGTTGCACAAAAAAACAAAGAGACATGCAataaattctctattttgtgGGCTTATTTCACCCTTCTTATTGCATCAAATCTAGTTGGGCGTCCTTCACCAGCTAATAATGGTGTACCATGCCCTATAGAATTTAATTCTCTTCGAAGACTATGCCAGGAACTAGCAAGAATAGGACCATTACGACTGTGATCATACTGTCTTCTACATCTCTCAGTACCAATCCAGTTGTAAATGCATCTATATTAATGGGGAGATGACACAGATTATTTGAACAGTTATAATACGTGTAACATTTTCACATTATAAACTTAGACATAAACATTCAGCATTTTGTACGAAAGTGGGTTTTGTTTCTGACAACACAAGTTAAATGCAATGTTTCCATCGGGGACTaggtgtattttatttgaataaagaAGACTGTCGCTTATTTAGACTTTAAAGTGTGGTTTTCTAGGAGGCAGTTGGGTAATTGGTTTTTCGTGTTCATATTCTTGAGGATGAAGTAAAGGAAACACTTTGTCTTCTGGGGTATTGTCCGCTTTCCTATGATAGATTCTGTGGGCTGGCAAGTCTGTTCTGAAAATGGAAAACAAGCTAGTGTTTGGGtagatttcttaatattttttctaacCACTACTGAAGCTGGTGAAGAACCCCATTTCCATTGATTTGAGTAAATTATTCCACAATTGTTAGATAAATTAAAACTTACAAACTTGATACCAGGAGCTGTGTGCATTTTTTTTGTCCTTAAATCTTAACATAAAATTGTATCcataaacaattaaaaatgCACAGACTCCCTGTAGAAAGTATGCAAAACAGCAAGTTATAAAAGACTATTGTTATTGTATACAAAGTATAAAtcggtattttaaaaaaatttgcaGAGTATTAGATGCACTACATAATACTGGTATTGGCTCTGACTAGTTGAAGCTTGTACAGGTTAAAATTATTTGTAACAAAATCACACCATTTGt
This genomic window from Ostrea edulis chromosome 4, xbOstEdul1.1, whole genome shotgun sequence contains:
- the LOC125668354 gene encoding uncharacterized protein LOC125668354 isoform X3; translation: MAESAYHMEALRRQRVIDRKKVALDKMTNGGNQDSYENVEQTNAKNPILFSGPGDYDTNRCIYNWIGTERCRRQYDHSRNGPILASSWHSLRRELNSIGHGTPLLAGEGRPTRFDAIRRVK